The Coleofasciculaceae cyanobacterium sequence CAGAGATTACTAACCTACCGCTCTACGCTTTGGACAAAATCCAGTATAAATCAGGTGGAGAAGAAGTTAAGTATCAAGATTATCGACAGATTCACGCTCAAATTTTAGAATCTGATGAATGGATTATTGATGGCTACGGATGCAAGGACACCTTGTGGTCGAGACTCAAAGCAGCGGATACATTAATCTATATCGATCTGCCTTTATTCATCCATTTTGTTTGGGTGAGCAAACGGCTAATTAAGGGATTATTCAAAAATCCTGAAGGTTGACCAGAAAACAGTCCTATTTTTAGGAGCAGTTTTAACAGCTATCGTACACTCATAGCTTGTCAGAGAATTTTAACACCAAAATACCGTGAGTATGTTAGTCAAACAGATGAAGTCAAGAACATTTATCACTTAAAATCTATCAAAAGCATTGCGCAATTTATCGCAAAAATTGAACATAAAAATGCTGGGTTTCCTCGTTCAAAAGATGAACTATTTAAATATTTGCTATAGATGAATCGTAGCAGTAAATTATTTGCCCTTAATAATAAAATTATTTAGTAACATTGAAGCCAATTCATCCCAATATCGAACTAATGTATTGAGCCAATTCGGTCAAATTATCCTCATCATCACAATATACTTCAGCTTGATGTTGTCTCATGCCAAGGTCTTTTAACAAGCTAACCATACAGTTATACATAATGACTTTAGCCAGGTGCTGTTCTTCACCACCATAGTTTTGATACTGTAAATATTCTCTAGCTCTCAATCCTAGTTCGCGATATGTAGAACTAGCGATTAATCTTTCCAGTCTCGAAAAATCCATAAAAGACGATGCTTTGTTCGATACCTTGTATTTTATTTTAGTTTTTAGTAGACAAAATCTGAAACTTATCAACCATTATTCCTTAAGGATAGAAAACTTAACCTTGAATAGTTAATTTTATCGAGCGCAAATTATTTACCTAGATTTAATTGAAAAGCGATCGAGCATCGGGTTAAATTTGTTAGGGTAAATTTAAGCGGAATTATCTAGAGAATTATTTAGTTGCGGGGGGCGATAAGAAGTAATGGTAGATTTGAAACCAGCAAGACAAGATCATCGTCAAACCCCGACCGTCAATCGTTTTGGTCACCGTCGTTATCAACTTCTGTGGTTTATTTTAGCTTCCGTTTTAGTCCATAGTTTAGCCTGGCTTTTTTTAGGTTTGTATCAACGCTCCAAACCTCTGACAGAAGAAATCGATAGTAAACCGATTGAGTTTGTAGTTGTCCCCGAAGAATCGGAAGCACCCCCTCCAGAGACTGAAAAACGGGCTACAGAAAATTCCGTCGCTGAAGAAAATATTGAGTCAGAAGCAACTGCTCTTAATGATGAAATTGAGGATGATACACCCGCCACCTCTGCACCAACACCTGAACCAGAGCCGGTTGCTCCGACTCAGCCTACACCTGCTCCAGCTCCTGCTGAGCCTGCACCCACACCTGAACCTGCAACTGCACCTGCACCTGAACCTGAACCTGAATTAGCCCAGCCTCCTGCTGTTCAGCAACCACCTATATTATCTGGTTCGGATGCTAACCCAATTACTACGCCCGAACCAGAACCCGAAGCTGTTGAACCAGAGTCCTCCGTTGCAACCACACTACCTCCGCCAGAACCTACTGAAGCTGTACCTGAACCAGAACTACCTCAAGCTGCCAATTCTTCTCCAGAGGATAATAGCGCCTCTAGCTTATTAGGAGGAGATTATAAAAAGACTTTAGCTAATGGTGGGGCAGATGCGTTTTTCAGTCCCGAAGCGTTGGCTTATCAAGATGTTCTTAACCCTGGTCAACTAAATGCCCTAAAAGATATCGATCTTGGTCCATATTTCGACGAGGTGAAGCGACGAGTAAAGCGCAACTGGAATCCCTCTTATGGAGTAGAAGAGTATACTACTTTTTTAACCTTTGATATTGAAAAAAATGGTCAAATTACTGGACTCAGGGTAACTCAAAGCTCTGGTTCTGAGACAGTTGATCGAGAGTCTTTGGCAGCAGTACAAAGCTCAGCCCCTTTCGATCCTTTACCTGCTGGGTTTCCGTTAGAAGCGCTGGAGGTCAAGTTTAGCTTTAATATTTATATTTACTGAGACAGACTTTAGATTTATGGACACAATTTGGCAATTATTCAAAAGCGGAGGAGTAGTGATGTACCCCTTGCTGGGACTTTCCATTTACTCTGTGGCAATAATTTTAGAGCGATCGCTTTTTTGGTTCAAAATATCTCGCCAGCAAGACAAGGTAATCAAACAACTACTCAGGCTCTATCGAGACGATCCCCTAGCAGCCAACACCATGCTCAAACGACATCTAAATTTACCGATTGCCCGCATCTTTTCTGTGGCTTTATCATTGGAGCGATCGACACCCGATAAGTTCAAGCTGGCTTTAGAAAGTGCCGCTCAAGCAGAAATTCCACTCCTCAAACGATTCAACAATTCTTTAGAGACAGTAATCGGTGTTGCACCGTTGTTGGGCTTGTTAGGAACTGTTTTAGGTTTGATCGTGGCTTTATCTTCTCTAAAATTAGGTGATATCGAATCGTCCCAAGCAGCAGGAGTTACTGGAGGCATTGGTGAAGCCTTGACTTCTACCGCTGCGGGTTTAATTGTGGCGATCGCTACTTTATTTTTTGCCAGTATCTTTCGGGGACTGTATCTCCAACAAATTGCCCAGATTCAAGAAATTGGCGGACAGCTTGAACTTCTTCATCTTGACCGACACGAACAACCAAAAACATATAATGCGCTTACCTGAAGAACCAGATCTACCACCTAGAATTAATATTTTGCCGATGATCGATGTGATCTTCGCGATTCTAGTATTTTTTATAGTTTCGAGCCTTTATTTAACCCGCTCTGAAGGTTTACCCGTCAATCTCCCCCGCGCCAGCACCGCAGAAGTACAAAAGACTCAACAAATTACCGTTAGCTTAGATCGAGACGGTAAGTTAACTATTGACAGCAAACCTGCACAAATAGAGCAGCTAAAAACTGAAGTTACCAAGTTGATTGAAGCTGAGTCCAACACAACAGTTATAGTTAATGCCGATCGCAGCGTCGAACATGGTCAAGTAGTAGAGGTGATCGATCGGCTACGGCAAATACCCGAAGTGCAGCTAGCGATCGCTGCAAAAAAGGAAATTAGCGCTCGACAGTAACTAGTATTTTTCAGTTATCGATCGCTCAATTATTTACTACTTAATAATGTTAAGGGATCGACTATCTCACTATTTTTGACATGAATTTCAAAATGTAGATGAGGACCAGTACTATTACCAGTACTCCCCATTTCGGCGATTTGTTCACCCTGATTAACTTTCTGACCATGGCTGACTAAAATTCTGTCGTTATGGGCATATAGTGTAAAGCTACCGTCTAGATGTTCTATTTGAATTAAATTGCCGTAGCCATCATGCCATCCAGCTCCGATTACTTCTCCTGATGCTGCTGCTAATACAGGAGTTCCAATCGGAGCAGCAATATCGATCCCTCGATGAAATCTTCCCCAGCGCAACCCATAACCAGAAGTTAATACTCCTTGTGCTGGCCACATATAACCATCGAAAGCAGGAGGCAGATATTCTTCTGAAGCGGGTAAAGGAGGTAATTTGAGAGAAATATTTTCTTCTTTAAGCAAGCTCGCGCTGAGATTTGGTTTGGAAAGAGCCGAATTAGCTTTAACTATCGATTGAGAAGGCTGGTTTAAATTTCCTTCGAGTTGATGCGTAACTTCAGAATTAGGTGCTAAAGGTGATTTTGCTAAACTGGAACGGTGATTTTGCTCTTGTCCTGACCTATTTCTATGCTGGGCGCGCAATAGATCTATTTCTGCTCTTAGCTTAGCAATATAAGGGTCATATTTAGTCACTGAGTTTAATTCAGCTTTATTTGTCTTGGATGATTCGCCGGTAGAAGCTTCTTTAGCTAATTTGACTGAAAAATTAGCCGAACTCAATGGCGATTGAACTTCCTGCGTTGTATCTTGGAGAAAATTAGCCGCTGCCAGAATGGTTTCTGGTTGAGTATTGGCTGCTGTTTTTATGGGAATCTTAAGCTGTTGATCGACAAAAATAATATTGGAGTTCTTAATTTTATTTAGTTTGACTAAATCATTTTTAGTCACCCGATACTTTTTGACAATCTTGTTAATAGTTTCTCCCTGTACTACCTTATGGATGCGCTGTTGAGGTTTTATTAGGGATGAGTCAAAAGCAGTCATGACTACTTGCTCACTTTTTGCCGTCTTAAAATCAGCTGAAGCAAAAAAAAGATCGGAGGCTTTATTTACTTTTGATGAGCTGTAGGAAGCAAGTGTTGAATCAATTGATGCATACTTATCTTCCGATGCTAAAGGTGCTTTAGACAAGTTAAGTAACTGAGACTTTAGCGAAAAACTGATTCGACTAAAAATGTTGGGCAGCAAAGAGGAGAATTTTTTTTGCCGTTGAATCGAGTTGAAAATATCTTTTTTGTGCGACAAAGGACTAGGTGCTACCGATTTAACTAAGTTTGTGGCGTGTACTGCCTGGTTAAAGTTCGGCACACAAATTGCTGCTGCTAGAGATATTGCCATGCCTAACTTGAAAGTTTTTTGATTGGCTAATTTGACAGTATCAGTTGAAATAGAATTGGGGGGGCAAAAGATGTTGGCATCTGAATCGGTTTTTGGGGAAATTAAATCATTCTGAGCAGACATACTATTGATAATTTGCTTTAATTTTAGATAATTTTGAGATTTTCAATTATTTTGCTCAATTTTGTTCAATCGGAAATATTGTTGAGTCAAAATTTTATTGCCTATAATTAGCTAGTACATTTGAACGACTTTGCTACTGATTTAGCTAAAAACCTGTATCCAAAAATTTTTCGTTGGTATTGTTTCTATGGAAGATTAGCTTAAAACTGAATTTTAAACAAGTAAAAAGGCGACAAAAATAAAAATTCGGCACTTCAAATTAAGCCGTTCTTGATTGTCTAATTGCCTCAAATAATCCGATCGCCACACTGACAGAAAGATTTAAGCTGCGAACATTCTGCTCTGTAATATCAATTCTTACTTTTTCATCACAAGCGGAGATAACTTCTGGAGGTAAACCCGCGGTTTCTCGTCCAAACAAGAGCCAATCTGTATCTTGATACTGACAGTTAAGATAATTTTTGCTACCTTTGACGCTAAAACCGATCAATCTCCCGCCTCTTTGCTGATGTTCGTGCCAAAAAGCAGATAAATTCTCATGGTAATGCAATTTGACATAGGGCCAATAATCTAACCCCGCCCTTTTTAGATAGCGATCGCTAATTTCAAATCCTAATGGTGCAACTAAATGTAGCTCGGTTTTAGTCGCAGCACAAGTGCGAGCAATATTACCAGTGTTAGGAGGAATTTCAGGATTGACTAAAACTACACGAACCATCTAAATTTGCGCTCAGTTTATCTTTAAATTAGGCTATTAGGCTATTAGGGCAGGTGGACAGACTGCATATTGCAAATCCCGTTCTTGCTTGGCAATATTTTGGATATCTTGTTGAATAATATCCACAGGCTGCATACCTCGATCGTATAACGTTAACCATTGCTGCGCCGTGTTGCCCTGGCGCAAAACTTTTTGCAGTGGAGAAAGAAAGCAGCTAAAGCCGCGTTTTTTGGCAATGGGGTAGACTTGCTCGTAAATTTCTTTAATCCAGTCTCTGGCCACAATTTTCCTGCCATCAAGCCAATGGCGTAATTCTGCATCTAGGCTATTACGTGCCGACAAGATTTCATTTTCATCAGTCAAAGCCATTAACTCTGACTGCAAATCGTTGGCTGATAGATTACTTTGCTGTAGAGGGTCTAGTTCAGGATTATCGATCATCTGCATAATTCTCGCCTCTAATAAGGCAGTAATTGCTAATAATGCCAGAGGATCGACTACTAGATCGCAAATTCTTAATTCTAAACGATTGAGATTATAAGGCCGGCGATCGCCGTTTGGTCTTACGGCACTCCACAGATGACGTACATTACGCATTTTTTTGGCAATTAGCTGCTCTTCTGTCCAGCGGATAAAATGGCTATGACTTTCAAATAAAGGAACGTTCTGGGGTGTCTTGGGAAACATTTGCCAACGAGTGGAATGACTACCCGTTACCTTACCATCTACGAAAGGAGACGACGCGCTTAAAGCCAAATATAGAGGTGCTTCAACCCGAATCAGACGACAAGCCTGCATCAGCACTTCAGGATCTTCAATCCCTACGTTGATATGGATGCTGGCGGTAACGACATTTGTGCCATAGGTCTGCTCAATATAGTCGTGATAAGGATTGTTGGGATCGGAGCGATAAAAGCGATCGCTGCCGCCTAAAGACATAGTACTACCAGGAATTAAAGTGTAATCTCCTAAAGTCTGAAGATAGGTTCTTAAAGCTTGTCTGGGTTTTAATAGGGCGCATAATAAACGGTCATAACCGCAAAAAGGGGCTGTAGTGTATTCCACGTTACGACTGTCAGGCTCACGGACAAAACCATTTAAGGCTTGAACAATTCGATCTGATAACCCCACAATTTTACCTTCTGGAGTGCCAGTATACATTTCTACTTCAAAGCCTTTAGACAATAAACTCATCTTTTTGTATTTATATTTAATTCAGCAAGTTGCGATCGCGTTTACTTAATTCATTATTCATTTTCTCTCAAATAAACAAATAAGCGAAATTTACCAAAATTAAAATTTAATCAAAGAAATTTCGCTAACTTTCGGTGACTTGTTACGCCATATACGGTTAACCGTATAAACGAGATCATTCTAAAGCAAATCTAGTGAATTATGCTTTCTTTAGGTTAAAATTTCAAACTGGCGTAACCAAATCGAATTAATAACAAGTTATTTATGGCGACACTTTTATCTAATCAAACTCAGAAAACCAAACATTATCAAACCGATCAGCAGGTAAAATATTTACACTTAGAAGCAGAAGTAGAGATGCTTCTGCAAAGATTGACAGCTTTGATGCAGCGACAACTGTCGATACCGCTAACGTCGGAATCATCTAAGATTGATATAAAAGATTAACCTACGGTGCAGTTAGCATTTAATCTCGAAAATCAGGAATAATTTAAAGCGTCTGCAATTGAAGCATAAACAAGATAAATCAATCCCTGAATGATTTTATTTTACTGGTGCAGGATGTCAGCTTAAGATAATTGAATTAGAACTTGAATTCAGACTTAAGAATCTAAGGAAGTAAATATGATTCATCCTCAGCTAGCCCAAGCCTTGACTCAAAAAAATGCGCTTAAGGTAATTAGTGGCTTAAATAATTTTGATTTCAACCAAGTTTCAGCAGTGGTTAAGGCTGCCGAAGCAGGTGGAGCAACTTTAGTTGATATTGCTGCTCAACCTGAATTAGTAGAGGCAATTCGCAATCTAACCAACCTGCCTTTGTGTGTTTCGGCAGTTGAACCAGAGTTATTTGTTAGCGCAATTAATGCTGGTGCGGATTTAATTGAAATCGGTAATTTTGACAGCTTTTATCTTCAGGGAAGAAGGTTTGAAGCTCCTGAAATTCTGGAATTAACATATCGGACACGTTCTCTGCTACCCAAAGTTACCCTTTCGGTAACTGTTCCCCATATTTTGGCTTTAGACGAACAAGTCCAACTGGCAGAACAGTTAGTTGAAGCGGGGGCAGACATCATTCAAACTGAAGGAGGAACAAGCGTTCAGCCAGTTAATCCTGGTGTAAGAGGACTAATTGAAAAAGCAGCCCCAACCCTAGCAGCAGCTCATAGTATCTCCCGTGCAGTAGACATTCCAGTTCTATGCGCTTCTGGTTTATCCAGCGTTACTGTGCCTATGGCGATCGCTGCTGGTGCTTCTGGAGTCGGTGTAGGTTCGGCAATCAATCAGCTCAAGAGCGAAGTAGCTATGGTAGCTGCTGTTCGCAGCCTAGTTGAAGCCTTATCTGGCAGCCAATCATCTGTTTTCAATCACCGCTGATAAAAGATGCTAAACTTCTAACAAACAGTCTTTGAGGGCATAAGCCACTTGTTCCTGTTCGGCTTGAGAAATTCCAGGAAACATCGGCAAAGACAATACTTCTTGGGCAGCTTGCTCCACTGCGGGTAGCTGCCCGTTTCGATAGCCTAAATTTTGATATACAGGCTGTAAATGTAGGGGAATCGGGTAGTAAATCATGCAAATTACCCCTTTTTTCTGCAAATTTTCCTTAATTAGCTCTCTTCTCGGGGAGAAATGATGGTTTTGCTGGTTTGCTGAGGGACGCTCGGTAAGACAGATTGTATATTGATTCCAAACGCTTTCCCCTCCTGGTAGAGCCTGGGGTAATTTTAAGCAGCTAATCGACTGTAAAAGTTCCTGATAATACTCTGCTGCTCTTTGGCGTTGTTCATTCCAATGGTCGAGATAGCGCAGCTTGACGGTTAAAATAACGGCCTGTACCGCATCGATACGGCTATTGATGCCAATAAAATCATGACGGTAGCGCGAAGGAGAACCATGTTCTTTGAGAATTTTCACTTGTTTGGCGATCGCCCGATCATTGGTGGTAATTGCTCCCCCATCGCCACAAGCACCTAAATTTTTAGTTGGGAAAAAACTAAAGCAGCCCACATGACCAATACTGCCAATCTTATTTTGTCCCCAAGCAGCACCAGTAGCCTGAGCGCAATCTTCAATAACCAACAAATTATGCTGGTTAGCGATCGCCATCAAGTCAGTCATATTTACAGGTTGACCAAAAAGATGAACGGGAATTATTGCTTTAGTTTGGGGCGTAATAGCCTGCTCAATCTGAGCTAAATTAAGATTAAATGTATCGGGGTCTATATCAATAAATATCGGTTTTGCACCCACGCGACTTACTACTTCGGCAGTGGCAAAGAAGCTAAAGGGGGTGGTGATTACCTCGTCTCCCTCACCTATATTTAAAGCTGTCAAAGCTAACCAGAGCGCATCCGTACCAGAGTTGCAGCTGACACATTGGGCAACTCCAATATAGTCAGCGAATTGCTGCTCAAAATTAGCAATTGTTTCACCGCCAATATAACGACCAGAGTTAAGAATATCAAGCACAGCCGAATTAGCTTCTTCTTTAATTAATTTATATTGCCGAGTTAAATCGACTGGTGGAATCTTGTTCACTCGCTTAGGTTAAGGTTTTTTTACTTAGATAAAATAGTTTAAGAATTGAATTATTCAGTATAGGGTAGCGCGAAAAACTGCTATTTAGTTGTAATTGGTAATAAATGCAGTAATTTAGCAGATATTCAGTTTAGAACTATGAGTACAGTCCAGCTATTGTGTTACGAGCTCCATGTTTCTTCGGTAATAACATTTTAAAGTTATGGAATCAGCAGAAAATCGA is a genomic window containing:
- a CDS encoding isopentenyl transferase family protein, which encodes MKKVAVFGNTGAGKSTLSKKLAEITNLPLYALDKIQYKSGGEEVKYQDYRQIHAQILESDEWIIDGYGCKDTLWSRLKAADTLIYIDLPLFIHFVWVSKRLIKGLFKNPEG
- a CDS encoding TonB family protein; the protein is MVDLKPARQDHRQTPTVNRFGHRRYQLLWFILASVLVHSLAWLFLGLYQRSKPLTEEIDSKPIEFVVVPEESEAPPPETEKRATENSVAEENIESEATALNDEIEDDTPATSAPTPEPEPVAPTQPTPAPAPAEPAPTPEPATAPAPEPEPELAQPPAVQQPPILSGSDANPITTPEPEPEAVEPESSVATTLPPPEPTEAVPEPELPQAANSSPEDNSASSLLGGDYKKTLANGGADAFFSPEALAYQDVLNPGQLNALKDIDLGPYFDEVKRRVKRNWNPSYGVEEYTTFLTFDIEKNGQITGLRVTQSSGSETVDRESLAAVQSSAPFDPLPAGFPLEALEVKFSFNIYIY
- a CDS encoding MotA/TolQ/ExbB proton channel family protein, encoding MDTIWQLFKSGGVVMYPLLGLSIYSVAIILERSLFWFKISRQQDKVIKQLLRLYRDDPLAANTMLKRHLNLPIARIFSVALSLERSTPDKFKLALESAAQAEIPLLKRFNNSLETVIGVAPLLGLLGTVLGLIVALSSLKLGDIESSQAAGVTGGIGEALTSTAAGLIVAIATLFFASIFRGLYLQQIAQIQEIGGQLELLHLDRHEQPKTYNALT
- a CDS encoding biopolymer transporter ExbD encodes the protein MRLPEEPDLPPRINILPMIDVIFAILVFFIVSSLYLTRSEGLPVNLPRASTAEVQKTQQITVSLDRDGKLTIDSKPAQIEQLKTEVTKLIEAESNTTVIVNADRSVEHGQVVEVIDRLRQIPEVQLAIAAKKEISARQ
- a CDS encoding peptidoglycan DD-metalloendopeptidase family protein, translated to MSAQNDLISPKTDSDANIFCPPNSISTDTVKLANQKTFKLGMAISLAAAICVPNFNQAVHATNLVKSVAPSPLSHKKDIFNSIQRQKKFSSLLPNIFSRISFSLKSQLLNLSKAPLASEDKYASIDSTLASYSSSKVNKASDLFFASADFKTAKSEQVVMTAFDSSLIKPQQRIHKVVQGETINKIVKKYRVTKNDLVKLNKIKNSNIIFVDQQLKIPIKTAANTQPETILAAANFLQDTTQEVQSPLSSANFSVKLAKEASTGESSKTNKAELNSVTKYDPYIAKLRAEIDLLRAQHRNRSGQEQNHRSSLAKSPLAPNSEVTHQLEGNLNQPSQSIVKANSALSKPNLSASLLKEENISLKLPPLPASEEYLPPAFDGYMWPAQGVLTSGYGLRWGRFHRGIDIAAPIGTPVLAAASGEVIGAGWHDGYGNLIQIEHLDGSFTLYAHNDRILVSHGQKVNQGEQIAEMGSTGNSTGPHLHFEIHVKNSEIVDPLTLLSSK
- the trmL gene encoding tRNA (uridine(34)/cytosine(34)/5-carboxymethylaminomethyluridine(34)-2'-O)-methyltransferase TrmL, which codes for MVRVVLVNPEIPPNTGNIARTCAATKTELHLVAPLGFEISDRYLKRAGLDYWPYVKLHYHENLSAFWHEHQQRGGRLIGFSVKGSKNYLNCQYQDTDWLLFGRETAGLPPEVISACDEKVRIDITEQNVRSLNLSVSVAIGLFEAIRQSRTA
- the gshA gene encoding glutamate--cysteine ligase, producing MSLLSKGFEVEMYTGTPEGKIVGLSDRIVQALNGFVREPDSRNVEYTTAPFCGYDRLLCALLKPRQALRTYLQTLGDYTLIPGSTMSLGGSDRFYRSDPNNPYHDYIEQTYGTNVVTASIHINVGIEDPEVLMQACRLIRVEAPLYLALSASSPFVDGKVTGSHSTRWQMFPKTPQNVPLFESHSHFIRWTEEQLIAKKMRNVRHLWSAVRPNGDRRPYNLNRLELRICDLVVDPLALLAITALLEARIMQMIDNPELDPLQQSNLSANDLQSELMALTDENEILSARNSLDAELRHWLDGRKIVARDWIKEIYEQVYPIAKKRGFSCFLSPLQKVLRQGNTAQQWLTLYDRGMQPVDIIQQDIQNIAKQERDLQYAVCPPALIA
- a CDS encoding DUF561 domain-containing protein — protein: MIHPQLAQALTQKNALKVISGLNNFDFNQVSAVVKAAEAGGATLVDIAAQPELVEAIRNLTNLPLCVSAVEPELFVSAINAGADLIEIGNFDSFYLQGRRFEAPEILELTYRTRSLLPKVTLSVTVPHILALDEQVQLAEQLVEAGADIIQTEGGTSVQPVNPGVRGLIEKAAPTLAAAHSISRAVDIPVLCASGLSSVTVPMAIAAGASGVGVGSAINQLKSEVAMVAAVRSLVEALSGSQSSVFNHR
- a CDS encoding DegT/DnrJ/EryC1/StrS family aminotransferase produces the protein MNKIPPVDLTRQYKLIKEEANSAVLDILNSGRYIGGETIANFEQQFADYIGVAQCVSCNSGTDALWLALTALNIGEGDEVITTPFSFFATAEVVSRVGAKPIFIDIDPDTFNLNLAQIEQAITPQTKAIIPVHLFGQPVNMTDLMAIANQHNLLVIEDCAQATGAAWGQNKIGSIGHVGCFSFFPTKNLGACGDGGAITTNDRAIAKQVKILKEHGSPSRYRHDFIGINSRIDAVQAVILTVKLRYLDHWNEQRQRAAEYYQELLQSISCLKLPQALPGGESVWNQYTICLTERPSANQQNHHFSPRRELIKENLQKKGVICMIYYPIPLHLQPVYQNLGYRNGQLPAVEQAAQEVLSLPMFPGISQAEQEQVAYALKDCLLEV